The DNA segment TGTTCCTCATCTCAGCAGACTCCTCGAGTGTCTAAGGAGGGTGTTGAGAGGCGCGGCTCCACGAGCACTGCTCAATGCCTCCTTTGCTCTCTCCATCACCTGAACCACCATAAACATTCTTCTGTGATCAGATGATCTCACCTTCCTCGTCAAATGGTGAAGTGAAGGTAGGGTCGCATCACAAACTGGTTTACCTTTCTTATGTTATCCTTCTTGTAAGGAGATGCTCTATGGATTACAGGGGAAGCAGGTTGAGGAGATTTCCGGCAGGCTTCGACGCCGCATGACCTCCCATTAGCTCTGCTTCTTGTCACCATGCCGAGATTTCCCAGGCTCTTGTTAGGAAACACTTGCGGGAGGCTGGATTCCTGCAGGTGCTCAGCAAGTATCGAGTAATTAGAACTAACAGAGATTTTGCTTCTGTCTTTCGATTGCGAGCTAATCCTAACATACCAAAAGCAACACTGTTGCGCAATTCTTGAAGACCTCGAGGTTCATTCGAACATCATCAAGACTTCTGCAAACAATAACCGTGTGTGTCAGCCAACATATACTCTGGAtgtgacagagagagagagagagagagagagagagagagagagagagagagcagtttcCAAAGTGTAATGCTGATATGTAGAGCAGGTGATTTAACCTGTGTTTTTGCTGGCCGAGCCCAAAGTAAGAAGCCAAGGTTGCCATCTGATAGCCAAATTGCACAGATCAACATATAGCAACACTAGTCGCAAACAAAGAATAACTTGAGATCATTACCTTGAGATCACCTGCTCTCCTGCCAAACCCATGCGTTAAGATGGCCAAGGAATCGATCAGGCCTTTAGGCTCCGGAGGAGGTCGACCGATGTCGGCGAAAGCCTCCTTGATCCGATGGCAATCAAATCTTTGGATGTTATGCCCTG comes from the Musa acuminata AAA Group cultivar baxijiao chromosome BXJ2-8, Cavendish_Baxijiao_AAA, whole genome shotgun sequence genome and includes:
- the LOC135618328 gene encoding protein NEN4-like, which encodes MGEIVFFDVETTAPAGEGRRLQLLEFGAMLVCPRKLTEVESYCTLIRPADLSAVATKRCSGITREAVAAAPTFEEVADRIFGILNGRVWAGHNIQRFDCHRIKEAFADIGRPPPEPKGLIDSLAILTHGFGRRAGDLKMATLASYFGLGQQKHRSLDDVRMNLEVFKNCATVLLLESSLPQVFPNKSLGNLGMVTRSRANGRSCGVEACRKSPQPASPVIHRASPYKKDNIRKVMERAKEALSSARGAAPLNTLLRHSRSLLR